The sequence TATCGAGCGCGATATTCTGCCGCGCATCTACCCGCAAGCCCGAAAAATGCTGGCCTGGCATCGTAATCGCGGTGATTACATCGTGATTATCTCAGCCACTGGCGAGCATTTGGTGACGCCCATTGCACAGCATTTCGCCGCCAATGCCGCCCTATCTATTGGGGTTGCGGTGGAAGATAACCGCTATACCGGCAAAACCTATGGCACCCTGACTTATCGCGAAGGTAAAGTCGAGCGGCTAAAACAGTGGCTGTCGGCATCGCCGCAGTTAGATTTTGCCCATACCTATGGTTACAGTGATTCGATCAATGACAAACCGCTGTTGGAGTATGTTGACCACGCCACAGTGATCAATCCTGGCAATGAATTGGTGGATTTAGCGATTTTGCATGACTGGAATATCCACCATTGGCAACACAAGAGATAGACAATATTTCAAACAAATATAGGGGGTTACATGCTAACTGTCTGGGGTCGGAATAACTCGAGTAATGTCAAAAAAGTGCTTTGGTGTTTGGAAGAGTTGGCGCTTAGCTATGAGCGAATTGATGTCGGCGGCCAATATGGTCAGTTGAATGAGCCACTTTATCGCGCAATGAACCCCAATGGCTTGATCCCCTGCCTGCAAGATGGCGATTTTATTCTGTGGGAATCTAATACCATCGTGCGATATTTAGCTGCTCAATATGGTGAGAACACGCTTTATCTCTCTGATGCACAGCAACGAGCGAGTGCAGAGAAATGGATGGATTGGGTGACTTCCAGTATCGCAGCGCCCTTTAGCGCAGTGTTTATCGGGTTGGTGCGGACCCCGCCGGAGCAGCAGGATAAAGCCAAGATAGCTCAGGGCATGGAACAGCTGAATAAGTTAATGGCGATTGCCGATAGCGCCCTTGCTAAGCAAGCTTATCTCTCCGGCGATAAATTTGGTATTGGCGATATCCCGCTCGGGTGTCTGGCCTATGGCTGGTTTAATCTGTCAATTCCCCGCCCTGAATTGCCACACTTACAGCGCTGGTATCAAAGCCTGACACAGCGTGCGGCATTCCAAAAAGTGATTGATATTGGCATAAGTTAAATAAGCAGGGGTAAGCGAACACATCCCGATGAGCTTACTCAAGTAAGTGATTCGGGTAAGTGAGCGCAGCTAACACCCCTGCGGCTTCAAGGACGAAGAGGATTAGAAATCGTAGCTGGCCCCCACCATATACCGACGACCATCCAACACCTTGTCATTTACTTCAATATCCACACGTTTATCCAGTACGTTATAGACCCCACCCATTAGGCGGAACTCTTTCGTGAGCTGATAGTTAGCGCCTAAATCGACAAATGTATAGGATGGCGTACTGCCGCCGATACTGGTGCGATTGAGGTACTCAGAGGTTTTACCTCGGTAGTTAGCGCGCACCCAGGTTGCCAGCGCTTCACTTGCCTGCCAGTTTAGGGTGCCATTTAGCATGTGTTTCGGCATCTGATTCAGTGGTTGGCCGGCAAACTGCCCGCTCTTCTGTTCAGATTGGGTAAAGGTGTAGTTGGAGGTCAGTGACCACTCTTGGTTAATATCCCAACCGAAAGTGGCTTCCACACCACGAGTAATGGCTTTGTCGACGTTGGTGCGGTCACTGATAAATTTATATGAGGCGCCATTGATCATACATTGACCCGACGCCTTACCTGTGGTGTCGGTGCAACGGCGCACCTCGGTAATTTTATCTTTGAAATCAGTATTAAACAGCGTCACACCCGCATTCATACCCTCCTGATCATCCCAGAGAATACCTATCTCCTGACTGATGCTGCGTTCTGGTTTCAGGTTGGCATTACCGATAATAATGGCTGGATCGCCACGGCCCCCGGTGATCTGCCCCCAGTTTTCGGTGGCCTGACGTAGATCCGGTGAACGATAACCTCCCGATACCCCACCCTTTAATGTCCATTGCTCTGCCAAATGCCAAACGCCGTATAACCGTGGCGTCCAGTGGGTGCCATAGTTTTCATCCTGATCCATGCGAACGCCGCCGGTCAGAGCGAAATCATTGGTCATCTGCCACTCATCTTCAGCAAACAGTGCCCAGCTCCAGCGGGTTAATTTGGTTAAATCTTTGGCCGAGGCTAATTGGTTACCGGTGTCATTTAGCTCTTCATAGCGATATTGACCGCCCAGAATAAGGGTGTGATTATCCAGCAGGAATGAGGTCTGGGTATTAAAGATATTATCGACACTTTTCATTTCCCGTGATGGATTACGGGTTTCATCGCGCTGAACATAGCTGGTTGAGTTACCAAAATCATAATAGCCGTGATGAGTAATCGCATAATTATTGCGGTCATACTGCACATCACTACTTTTACCATTTAATGCCACTGAGCGCCCTGCCGTTGAATTACGGTCTTGCACATAGTGGCCAATATCAAAATCAAATTCATTTTTATCGTCGGGTGTCAGGGTAAATGTCGCCGCACCATTTCTTAGGCGCTGCTCATTATAACCATCGACGATTTTATCTTCGCTACGATGAGAGAGCAGGCCGCTAACTTTTAATCCCAGTAAGCCATCAATTAATGGGCCGGAGGCATAGGCATTAGTCTGGAATATATCACCGGATTTAGAGTCTTCCTGCAAAGTGGCATCAGCGCGCACTGTTCCGTGCCACTCTTTACCCACTTTGCGAGTGATCACGTTAATCACGCCGCCCATAGCATCCGAGCCATATAGTGAGGACATCGGCCCGCGAACCACCTCAATGCGCTCAATGGCAGCCAGTGGTGGCAACCAGCCTTGCTCGATACCTGAACCATCACTGTTTGGCCGTGTCCCACGGGTATCCACACGTTTACCATCCACCAGAATTAAGGTGTATTTCGCCGCCATCCCACGAATACTGATATCGCTGTG comes from Yersinia bercovieri ATCC 43970 and encodes:
- a CDS encoding HAD family hydrolase is translated as MDLALFDLDETLISDDSSGLWLRWLVDKGLAPVALAEQEQYLMKQYYQGELSMSCYMESTLSPLVGRQTTEVAGWVEHFIERDILPRIYPQARKMLAWHRNRGDYIVIISATGEHLVTPIAQHFAANAALSIGVAVEDNRYTGKTYGTLTYREGKVERLKQWLSASPQLDFAHTYGYSDSINDKPLLEYVDHATVINPGNELVDLAILHDWNIHHWQHKR
- a CDS encoding glutathione S-transferase encodes the protein MLTVWGRNNSSNVKKVLWCLEELALSYERIDVGGQYGQLNEPLYRAMNPNGLIPCLQDGDFILWESNTIVRYLAAQYGENTLYLSDAQQRASAEKWMDWVTSSIAAPFSAVFIGLVRTPPEQQDKAKIAQGMEQLNKLMAIADSALAKQAYLSGDKFGIGDIPLGCLAYGWFNLSIPRPELPHLQRWYQSLTQRAAFQKVIDIGIS
- a CDS encoding ligand-gated channel protein is translated as MNKVNQAFRKTKSAALVIAAIISSQAHAAETNFSETKSTPTDTIVVTASGFQQRIQDSAASISVVTREQIENKAYTDITDALKDVPGVVVTGGGSHSDISIRGMAAKYTLILVDGKRVDTRGTRPNSDGSGIEQGWLPPLAAIERIEVVRGPMSSLYGSDAMGGVINVITRKVGKEWHGTVRADATLQEDSKSGDIFQTNAYASGPLIDGLLGLKVSGLLSHRSEDKIVDGYNEQRLRNGAATFTLTPDDKNEFDFDIGHYVQDRNSTAGRSVALNGKSSDVQYDRNNYAITHHGYYDFGNSTSYVQRDETRNPSREMKSVDNIFNTQTSFLLDNHTLILGGQYRYEELNDTGNQLASAKDLTKLTRWSWALFAEDEWQMTNDFALTGGVRMDQDENYGTHWTPRLYGVWHLAEQWTLKGGVSGGYRSPDLRQATENWGQITGGRGDPAIIIGNANLKPERSISQEIGILWDDQEGMNAGVTLFNTDFKDKITEVRRCTDTTGKASGQCMINGASYKFISDRTNVDKAITRGVEATFGWDINQEWSLTSNYTFTQSEQKSGQFAGQPLNQMPKHMLNGTLNWQASEALATWVRANYRGKTSEYLNRTSIGGSTPSYTFVDLGANYQLTKEFRLMGGVYNVLDKRVDIEVNDKVLDGRRYMVGASYDF